A single region of the Streptomyces virginiae genome encodes:
- a CDS encoding fumarylacetoacetate hydrolase family protein, whose product MRIVRFEKAGTIRYGLLADDEVVPLINGPFGPLDVPSDAPRFPLQEVRLLAPVTPGKVLAIGRNYAEHAAELGNDVPEEPLVFLMPGSAVIGPGEAIVKPSYTDELHHEAELAAVIGRTCRDLTPEEVPAHVLGYTCANDVTARDLQGPDRQWWRAKGSDTFCPVGPWVETDLDVRAVGVRATVNGETRQDGNSSHMVHPVDRLISHISSAMTLHPGDVILTGTPAGVGPLRRGDRVTVSVEGIGELTNPVV is encoded by the coding sequence ATGCGCATCGTAAGGTTCGAGAAGGCGGGCACGATCCGCTACGGACTCCTCGCCGACGACGAGGTCGTCCCGCTCATCAACGGCCCCTTCGGCCCCCTGGACGTGCCCTCGGACGCGCCCCGCTTCCCCCTCCAGGAGGTGCGGCTGCTCGCCCCCGTCACACCGGGCAAGGTCCTCGCGATCGGCCGGAACTACGCCGAGCACGCCGCGGAACTCGGCAACGACGTGCCCGAGGAGCCGCTCGTCTTCCTCATGCCGGGCAGCGCCGTCATCGGCCCGGGCGAGGCCATCGTCAAGCCGTCCTACACGGACGAGCTCCACCACGAGGCCGAGCTCGCCGCCGTGATCGGCCGCACCTGCCGGGACCTGACCCCGGAGGAGGTGCCCGCACACGTCCTCGGCTACACCTGCGCCAACGACGTCACCGCCCGCGACCTCCAAGGGCCGGACCGGCAGTGGTGGCGGGCCAAGGGATCGGACACCTTCTGTCCGGTCGGCCCCTGGGTGGAGACCGACCTCGACGTCAGGGCCGTCGGCGTCCGGGCCACCGTGAACGGCGAGACCCGTCAGGACGGCAACAGCTCCCACATGGTGCACCCCGTCGACCGCCTGATCAGTCACATCAGTTCGGCCATGACGCTGCACCCCGGTGACGTGATCCTCACCGGCACCCCGGCGGGTGTCGGACCGCTGCGGCGCGGCGATCGGGTCACCGTCTCCGTCGAGGGGATCGGCGAGCTCACCAACCCCGTCGTCTGA
- a CDS encoding sulfite exporter TauE/SafE family protein: MMILLGAFLVLAVASVVRTTAGFGFSLVAVPPLALLIDPASAVVVAGIMAAPLSLWIAVRDWRHVDRRLMTATLLSGLAGVPFGVWLLATLSSQVLMFIITAVVLLGTLIVWRKITLGGGLGAVMAVGMFSGASFAATGIDGPPMVAAFQSMKLEPRVQRATLGVVFSGTSLAALVGFGISGQLTVTVGQMLLVGVPALLIGIFVGEKAFRRLNAERFRRVVLGLLVVSSLSVVLRVATA, encoded by the coding sequence ATGATGATCCTCCTCGGCGCCTTCCTGGTGCTGGCCGTCGCCTCCGTCGTACGCACCACGGCGGGATTCGGCTTCTCCCTGGTGGCGGTCCCGCCCTTGGCGCTGCTCATCGACCCGGCGAGCGCGGTGGTCGTGGCCGGCATCATGGCCGCCCCGCTCAGCCTGTGGATCGCCGTCCGTGACTGGCGCCACGTCGACCGCCGCCTGATGACGGCCACCCTGCTGTCCGGGCTGGCCGGCGTGCCGTTCGGCGTGTGGCTGCTGGCCACACTCTCCTCGCAGGTGCTGATGTTCATCATCACGGCGGTGGTCCTGCTGGGCACCCTCATCGTGTGGCGGAAGATCACGCTGGGCGGCGGCCTGGGCGCGGTGATGGCCGTCGGGATGTTCTCCGGAGCCTCCTTCGCCGCCACCGGCATCGACGGCCCGCCGATGGTGGCCGCGTTCCAGAGCATGAAGCTGGAGCCCCGGGTGCAACGCGCCACGCTGGGCGTGGTGTTCTCCGGCACCAGCCTGGCCGCCCTGGTCGGATTCGGGATCAGCGGCCAACTCACCGTCACCGTCGGGCAGATGCTCCTCGTCGGGGTGCCGGCCCTGCTCATCGGGATATTCGTCGGCGAGAAGGCCTTCCGCCGCCTGAACGCCGAGCGGTTCCGCCGGGTCGTCCTCGGCCTGCTGGTCGTCAGCTCGCTGTCGGTGGTCCTGCGCGTGGCCACCGCCTGA
- a CDS encoding pyridoxal phosphate-dependent aminotransferase, translating to MPDQHGDPGREPLLRLSRRSSLISGSKTSGTRNKAEALRARGVDIVNFAAGELDFAPHPEVLSALRHTADADVHRYTDTGGIPALREALAERISRLSGVAYTPSEVLVTAGAKHALYLACLVLLDSGDEALVPNPGWGTFQAQIKLAGAVPVPVETADTGFVPTVERLDALRTPRTRMLVLNTPNNPTGAVYPPHVLAEITAWARQHGVWILFDECYGELVLPGARHAHPAALVDGARELVVGIGSFSKSFAVTGWRVGHVHGPAAVISAMKNLQSHTTSNVTSVVQHALLPAARGELDDFVAEARQVLLHRHGIVEKALAATAYLSATTPQGAFYFFVDGRDVIGRTLRGVEVTDAGVLAELLLEHAGIALTPGSAFGSEGFLRLSYAIAEDRITAGLTRLREVMDDVR from the coding sequence ATGCCCGACCAGCACGGTGACCCGGGGCGCGAACCGCTCCTGCGGTTGTCCCGGCGCAGCAGCCTGATATCCGGCTCCAAGACCTCAGGCACCCGCAACAAGGCGGAGGCGCTGCGCGCCCGCGGCGTCGACATCGTCAACTTCGCCGCCGGAGAACTGGACTTCGCGCCGCACCCGGAGGTGCTGAGCGCCCTGCGGCACACCGCCGACGCGGACGTGCACCGCTACACCGACACGGGGGGCATCCCGGCCCTGCGCGAGGCCCTCGCCGAGCGGATCTCCCGGCTGTCCGGCGTCGCGTACACGCCCTCCGAGGTACTCGTCACCGCCGGCGCCAAGCACGCGCTGTACCTGGCGTGCCTGGTGCTGCTGGACTCCGGCGACGAAGCCCTCGTACCCAACCCCGGCTGGGGAACCTTCCAGGCCCAGATCAAACTGGCCGGGGCGGTCCCGGTGCCGGTGGAGACCGCGGACACCGGCTTCGTTCCCACGGTCGAGCGGCTCGACGCCCTGCGCACGCCCCGCACGCGGATGCTCGTGCTGAACACCCCCAACAACCCGACCGGCGCCGTGTACCCGCCCCACGTCCTGGCCGAGATCACCGCATGGGCCCGGCAGCACGGCGTGTGGATCCTGTTCGACGAGTGCTACGGAGAGCTGGTGCTGCCCGGCGCGCGGCACGCCCACCCGGCGGCGCTGGTCGACGGCGCCCGCGAACTCGTCGTCGGCATCGGCTCGTTCTCCAAGAGCTTCGCCGTCACCGGCTGGCGGGTCGGCCACGTCCACGGCCCCGCCGCGGTGATCTCCGCGATGAAGAACCTGCAGAGCCACACCACCTCCAACGTGACCAGTGTGGTCCAGCACGCGTTGCTGCCCGCCGCGCGCGGGGAGCTCGACGACTTCGTCGCCGAGGCCCGCCAGGTACTGCTGCACCGGCACGGCATCGTCGAGAAGGCCCTGGCGGCCACCGCGTACCTCTCGGCCACCACCCCCCAAGGCGCGTTCTACTTCTTCGTCGACGGCCGCGACGTCATCGGCCGCACGCTGCGCGGCGTCGAGGTGACCGACGCCGGGGTGCTCGCCGAACTCCTGCTGGAGCACGCCGGCATCGCGCTGACCCCCGGATCCGCCTTCGGCAGCGAGGGCTTCCTCCGGCTGTCGTACGCCATCGCCGAGGACCGCATCACCGCCGGCCTGACCCGGCTGCGGGAGGTGATGGACGATGTCAGGTGA
- a CDS encoding ATP-grasp domain-containing protein gives MSGDLRPLVLYFGTAQRPEFYAGLLGGGSALGLLLDEDTPHKLEPPEFDFVERFAFSQGAEAIARRIEEIRGRYRLECVLNVDETLVPLWSEVCALLGLRGMTPAAATAVRSKSEMRRRFAERIGIAYSARSHVVTDEAGLLRFAAGTGYPVILKPGNLWGSYFVSLCADADELTAAYRQVRDTLPEFSEQQRVAGVPVEILAEEYLPGTNHSVECLVLDGEVWTTPVIDVVTGTDLGGTDFHHFARVTATRLTADQQERMRALAGEAVRALDVDRGLLHVEFVQGPDGPRLIEAGGRPGANRAPLLREAFGINIIAGYRDVMRGVRPQVTPAHDGAAAVVTPYPAQAGALRSYRTLDAIRALSSTVQVDTYKQVGDVVRPRHEGVAAPVRIEMRAASPEQLSTDLRELTALCEELFEVDPERDDASVDASVEALGDASGATG, from the coding sequence ATGTCAGGTGACCTCCGGCCGCTCGTCCTGTACTTCGGCACCGCCCAGCGACCCGAGTTCTACGCCGGACTCCTCGGCGGCGGGTCCGCCCTGGGCCTGCTCCTCGACGAGGACACGCCCCACAAGCTGGAACCCCCGGAGTTCGACTTCGTCGAGCGGTTCGCGTTCTCGCAGGGCGCCGAGGCGATCGCCCGCCGGATCGAGGAGATCCGCGGCCGGTACCGCCTGGAGTGCGTGCTGAACGTGGACGAGACCCTGGTCCCGCTGTGGAGCGAGGTGTGCGCCCTGCTCGGCCTGCGCGGCATGACCCCGGCCGCCGCCACGGCCGTGCGCAGCAAGAGCGAGATGCGGCGCCGGTTCGCCGAGCGGATCGGCATCGCGTACTCCGCCCGCTCCCACGTGGTCACCGACGAGGCGGGGCTGCTGCGGTTCGCCGCCGGGACCGGCTACCCGGTCATCCTCAAGCCCGGCAATCTGTGGGGCAGCTACTTCGTCTCGCTGTGCGCGGACGCCGACGAGCTGACCGCCGCCTACCGGCAGGTCCGCGACACGCTGCCCGAGTTCTCCGAGCAGCAGCGGGTGGCCGGCGTACCGGTGGAGATCCTCGCCGAGGAGTACCTGCCCGGCACCAACCACTCGGTCGAGTGCCTGGTGCTGGACGGCGAGGTGTGGACCACGCCCGTCATCGACGTGGTCACCGGCACCGACCTCGGCGGCACCGACTTCCACCACTTCGCCCGGGTGACGGCGACCCGGCTCACCGCGGATCAGCAGGAGCGGATGCGCGCGCTGGCCGGTGAGGCCGTACGCGCGCTGGACGTCGATCGCGGCCTGCTGCACGTCGAGTTCGTCCAAGGCCCCGACGGCCCCCGGCTGATCGAGGCGGGCGGCCGGCCCGGCGCGAACCGTGCCCCGCTGCTGCGCGAGGCCTTCGGCATCAACATCATCGCCGGATACCGGGACGTCATGCGCGGCGTACGGCCGCAGGTGACCCCGGCCCACGACGGCGCGGCCGCGGTCGTCACGCCGTACCCGGCGCAGGCCGGCGCGCTGCGCTCGTACCGCACCCTGGACGCGATCCGCGCCCTGTCCAGCACGGTGCAGGTCGACACCTACAAGCAGGTCGGGGACGTGGTGCGCCCCCGCCACGAGGGCGTGGCGGCGCCCGTGCGCATCGAGATGCGGGCCGCCTCCCCGGAGCAGCTGTCGACGGACCTGCGGGAGCTCACGGCGCTGTGCGAGGAGCTGTTCGAGGTGGACCCCGAGCGGGACGACGCCTCCGTCGACGCCTCGGTCGAGGCTCTCGGGGACGCCTCCGGGGCGACGGGATGA
- a CDS encoding ATP-grasp domain-containing protein produces MTRHIAFLESNLTGAGYEAILAAREAGHRVTFLTRDLSLYLAAGHERLDPAWLDEVVVCDTNDSRAVVDAVRRLSPPADALISVGEWHMIAAAEAARALGLPGPDPAGVRAARDKSATRALCAAAGVPVPRFARVTGPEEVGGRDLDLPWVVKPLDDGGSNGVRLCATAAEAAEHVRTILADTHNERGQLKIPAALVEEYVDGPEVSVEALVHGGEITVLAVTWKELGEHPHFVETGHHVPAELGDGLDERCARVATDAVRAVGFDFGAAHVELRLAADGPRLIEINCRPAGDQITRLVELATGVGIPAELVALHLPGWTPSRPVAKGAAAIAFLPAAAGTVTEVSGEDAARRLEGVADVSLYVAPGDGGVPPAANSARHGHVVATAPTGREALHRARRALSLITVRTAGSH; encoded by the coding sequence ATGACCCGTCACATCGCCTTCCTGGAGAGCAACCTCACCGGTGCCGGGTACGAGGCGATCCTCGCGGCGCGCGAGGCGGGCCACCGGGTCACCTTCCTGACCCGGGACCTGTCCCTCTACCTCGCCGCCGGCCACGAACGGCTCGACCCCGCCTGGCTGGACGAGGTCGTGGTGTGCGACACCAACGACTCCCGGGCCGTCGTCGACGCCGTACGCAGGCTCTCGCCCCCGGCGGACGCGCTGATCTCCGTCGGCGAGTGGCACATGATCGCCGCAGCCGAGGCCGCCCGCGCCCTCGGGCTGCCCGGCCCGGACCCGGCCGGGGTACGGGCCGCCCGCGACAAGTCGGCGACGCGCGCGCTGTGCGCGGCGGCGGGCGTACCCGTGCCGCGGTTCGCCCGGGTCACCGGCCCGGAGGAGGTGGGCGGGCGGGACCTCGACCTCCCGTGGGTCGTCAAGCCGCTGGACGACGGGGGCAGCAACGGGGTCCGGCTGTGCGCGACCGCGGCCGAGGCCGCCGAGCACGTCCGTACGATCCTGGCGGACACCCACAACGAGCGCGGCCAGCTCAAGATCCCGGCGGCGCTCGTCGAGGAGTACGTCGACGGGCCGGAGGTCAGCGTCGAGGCCCTGGTGCACGGCGGGGAGATCACCGTGCTCGCCGTCACCTGGAAGGAACTCGGCGAGCACCCGCATTTCGTGGAGACCGGCCACCACGTCCCGGCCGAGCTGGGTGACGGGCTCGACGAGCGGTGCGCCCGGGTCGCGACGGACGCGGTGCGCGCCGTCGGCTTCGACTTCGGGGCCGCCCACGTCGAACTGCGGCTCGCCGCCGACGGACCCCGGCTGATCGAGATCAACTGCCGTCCGGCCGGCGACCAGATCACCCGGCTCGTCGAACTGGCCACCGGGGTCGGCATTCCCGCCGAGCTGGTGGCACTGCACCTGCCGGGATGGACACCGTCCCGGCCGGTCGCCAAGGGGGCCGCCGCCATCGCCTTCCTGCCGGCCGCCGCCGGAACGGTCACCGAGGTGTCGGGGGAGGACGCGGCACGCCGGCTCGAAGGCGTGGCCGACGTCAGCCTGTACGTCGCCCCCGGCGACGGAGGTGTGCCCCCGGCCGCCAACAGCGCCCGGCACGGGCACGTCGTGGCGACCGCCCCGACCGGGCGCGAGGCCCTGCACCGGGCCCGCCGGGCGCTCTCCCTGATCACGGTCCGGACCGCCGGCTCGCACTGA
- a CDS encoding isocitrate lyase/phosphoenolpyruvate mutase family protein, which translates to MFKPVSYPSFRSVLGQRRALSQAVRVAGAHDALGGRLAQAAGFDAVWASSLEVSAARCLPDASVLTMTEYLEAAAHTQKALGIPVVADVDTGYGNNLNVAHMVHEYEAAGITAVCMEDKLFPKMNSFVATSHTLLDTEEYCSKVRVAKNAQRGEDFFFIARTEALIDGLGVEVALERCHAYVDAGADAVLIHSKARTKDQVLEFLRGWQDRAPVVVVPTTYPDWHADDAVKDGVSTIIYANQGLRATVSALRDTYASILSHGETTHLEDKIASVKDVFALQRLADWQELESA; encoded by the coding sequence ATGTTCAAGCCCGTTTCGTACCCGTCCTTCCGCAGCGTCCTCGGGCAGCGACGCGCCCTCTCCCAGGCCGTCCGCGTCGCCGGCGCGCACGACGCCCTGGGCGGCCGGCTGGCGCAGGCCGCCGGGTTCGACGCCGTATGGGCCTCCAGCCTGGAGGTGTCCGCGGCCCGCTGCCTGCCCGACGCCAGCGTGCTGACGATGACCGAGTACCTGGAGGCCGCCGCGCACACCCAGAAGGCGCTCGGCATCCCGGTCGTCGCGGACGTCGACACCGGCTACGGCAACAACCTCAACGTCGCGCACATGGTGCACGAGTACGAGGCCGCCGGCATCACCGCGGTCTGCATGGAGGACAAGCTCTTCCCGAAGATGAACAGCTTCGTCGCCACCTCGCACACCCTGCTGGACACCGAGGAGTACTGCTCCAAGGTCAGGGTCGCCAAGAACGCGCAGCGCGGTGAGGACTTCTTCTTCATCGCCCGCACCGAGGCCCTGATCGACGGCCTCGGTGTGGAGGTCGCGCTGGAGCGCTGCCACGCCTACGTCGACGCGGGCGCGGACGCCGTGCTCATCCACTCCAAGGCCCGGACGAAGGACCAGGTCCTGGAGTTCCTCCGGGGGTGGCAGGACCGGGCGCCCGTCGTCGTGGTGCCCACGACCTACCCCGACTGGCACGCGGACGACGCGGTCAAGGACGGCGTGTCCACCATCATCTACGCCAACCAGGGGCTGCGGGCGACGGTGTCGGCGCTGCGGGACACCTACGCCTCGATCCTGAGCCACGGCGAGACCACGCACCTGGAGGACAAGATCGCCTCCGTCAAGGACGTGTTCGCCCTGCAGCGGCTCGCGGACTGGCAGGAGCTCGAGTCCGCGTGA
- a CDS encoding MFS transporter — protein MTFRASTRPGAEPRVPLPRVFWLLFTGVLLNRLGILVPSFLALFLAAESGIGPGVTGILVGVWGAGSVAGSLAGGVLADRTGARGAILVSQFTAIGACAVLAAVDRPTVLAAAALLAGCASTLHKPAGTVVVAQALPRSEHVRAFGLLYWASNIGAAISPAVSGFLLSASGYWLVALNITTALAYAGLAHRLPGPRPRAEAAPNDPAGAADVTGDGGRETLRGLLAPFRSPATAWFLALSFSLAAIYLQKQSALPLDMKAHGLSSQVYGLVVSLNGFLIITTQPLVSRLTRRLAVDVQFLCAAVLVAVGFGANAVAAGPWAYAAALVVWTVGEMLLVPQASAFLVRHAPPGRAGSYQGAYGFVWNLGLVIGAPVGMAVLQTWGSAALWTGALLLGLSTATAHALTMLRTRRRARHPGRRSLTRPDRQDTA, from the coding sequence GTGACCTTCCGGGCGTCGACCCGACCGGGAGCGGAGCCTCGTGTTCCGCTCCCGCGGGTCTTCTGGCTGCTCTTCACGGGCGTCCTGCTGAACCGGCTGGGGATCCTCGTCCCGTCGTTCCTCGCGCTCTTCCTCGCCGCGGAGTCGGGCATCGGTCCCGGGGTGACGGGCATCCTCGTCGGCGTGTGGGGGGCCGGATCGGTGGCCGGCTCCCTCGCGGGGGGCGTCCTGGCGGACCGTACCGGCGCGCGGGGCGCGATCCTCGTCTCCCAGTTCACCGCCATCGGCGCCTGCGCCGTCCTGGCGGCGGTGGACCGGCCGACCGTACTGGCCGCCGCGGCCCTCCTGGCCGGCTGCGCCTCCACCCTGCACAAGCCCGCCGGCACGGTGGTCGTCGCCCAGGCACTGCCGCGGAGCGAGCACGTACGGGCCTTCGGCCTGCTCTACTGGGCGTCGAACATCGGGGCCGCGATCTCCCCGGCCGTCTCCGGCTTCCTCCTGTCCGCCTCGGGCTACTGGCTCGTCGCGCTCAACATCACCACCGCGCTCGCGTACGCCGGCCTGGCGCACCGGCTCCCCGGGCCCCGGCCACGGGCCGAGGCCGCCCCGAACGACCCGGCGGGTGCGGCGGACGTGACCGGCGACGGCGGGCGGGAGACCCTGCGGGGACTGCTCGCGCCGTTCCGAAGCCCCGCGACGGCGTGGTTCCTCGCGCTCTCGTTCTCTCTGGCCGCGATCTACCTGCAGAAGCAGTCGGCCCTGCCGCTCGACATGAAGGCGCACGGCCTGTCCTCGCAGGTCTACGGCCTGGTGGTGTCGCTCAACGGATTCCTGATCATCACCACCCAGCCGCTGGTCTCCCGACTGACCCGGCGGCTCGCCGTGGACGTCCAGTTCCTGTGCGCGGCGGTCCTGGTGGCGGTCGGCTTCGGCGCCAACGCGGTGGCCGCGGGGCCGTGGGCGTACGCCGCCGCCCTGGTGGTGTGGACGGTCGGCGAGATGCTGCTCGTCCCGCAGGCTTCCGCGTTCCTGGTCCGCCACGCGCCGCCGGGCCGGGCCGGCTCGTACCAGGGCGCGTACGGGTTCGTCTGGAACCTGGGGCTCGTGATCGGCGCCCCCGTCGGGATGGCGGTGCTGCAGACCTGGGGCTCCGCCGCACTGTGGACGGGCGCTCTGCTCCTGGGCCTGTCCACGGCGACGGCCCACGCCCTGACGATGCTCCGCACCCGCCGCCGAGCGCGCCACCCCGGCCGCCGCTCCCTTACCCGCCCTGACCGACAGGACACCGCCTAG
- a CDS encoding HEAT repeat domain-containing protein, with protein sequence MTSAAFERLVRQLDDASGPSYDARAELIGIGSAAIPAVIDGLPSLDGFGQLTAIEVFEAVGDPRCGPTLIGLLGSDNSTVREWAAGALAGLRIEGAVEPLRRARLACLERGTPPDRTEPCTIRWALTDFGARTPVVPPLTARLRATAGADAPGWPSAHFAEIVGDLADHAQVILYSQFWRVDDGGTRWVRGPGLDRELDWTAPWERLVAQAREWSLLEATEAPVGDDVFVVPEWIDRSDLDRGR encoded by the coding sequence ATGACCTCCGCCGCCTTCGAAAGGCTCGTCCGGCAGCTCGACGACGCGTCCGGCCCGTCCTACGACGCCCGCGCGGAGCTGATCGGCATCGGCTCCGCCGCCATCCCCGCCGTCATCGACGGGCTGCCCTCCCTCGACGGCTTCGGGCAGTTGACGGCCATCGAGGTCTTCGAGGCGGTGGGCGATCCCCGCTGCGGCCCGACGCTCATCGGCCTGCTGGGCAGCGACAACTCGACCGTCCGCGAGTGGGCGGCCGGCGCCCTGGCGGGCCTGAGGATCGAGGGCGCGGTCGAACCGCTGCGCCGCGCCCGGCTCGCCTGCCTGGAGCGGGGTACCCCGCCCGATCGGACCGAGCCGTGCACCATCCGCTGGGCCCTGACCGATTTCGGCGCCCGCACCCCGGTCGTGCCGCCGCTCACCGCGCGCCTGCGCGCCACCGCCGGGGCTGACGCCCCCGGCTGGCCCTCGGCCCACTTCGCCGAGATCGTCGGCGACCTCGCCGACCACGCCCAGGTGATCCTCTACTCGCAGTTCTGGCGGGTGGACGACGGCGGCACGAGATGGGTCCGCGGCCCCGGCCTGGACCGGGAACTCGACTGGACCGCGCCGTGGGAGCGCCTGGTGGCGCAGGCCCGCGAGTGGTCCCTGCTGGAAGCCACCGAGGCCCCCGTCGGGGACGACGTCTTCGTCGTCCCCGAGTGGATCGACCGCTCCGACCTGGACCGCGGCCGCTAG
- a CDS encoding MFS transporter produces the protein MTEAAPECGERPARGLGRRFGRLWAAYAVSAFGTSLGFGAFPLMAILVLDSGPAQVAALAAAGRVLGAVLAVPLGPWVEPRRKRPVMVGADLTRFAALISVPVAFALGWLGFAQLLLVSVVVAAADIAFKAAAGAYLKTLVPAGDLLVANSRFESTTWTATMVGPPLGGALIGMFGPVVTVVADAVSYLLSALGIRSVGGTEPNPGRAAGAPRLRAGDLLEGWRHILRHPVLRPLFLNAIVVNGLIMASEPLLALLLLRGLGFAPWQYGLVFALPCIGGLVGSRLAPRLVARYGRHRVLRTAGALRACWPLGLAFVPPGVPGMALVITVQFGLVACCGLFNPVLATYRLTHVDPDRLARTQAAWAISSSVTIAVLTAGWGVLAVVTGPRTAIAAAGVLLLATPLLLPRET, from the coding sequence TTGACGGAGGCGGCCCCGGAATGCGGTGAGCGCCCGGCGCGGGGGCTCGGGCGACGGTTCGGGCGGCTGTGGGCCGCGTACGCCGTCAGCGCGTTCGGCACCTCGCTCGGTTTCGGCGCCTTCCCGCTGATGGCGATCCTCGTACTGGACTCCGGGCCGGCCCAGGTGGCGGCGCTGGCCGCGGCGGGGCGGGTGCTGGGGGCCGTACTGGCGGTGCCGCTCGGTCCCTGGGTGGAGCCGCGCCGCAAGCGGCCGGTCATGGTGGGGGCGGACCTGACCCGGTTCGCCGCGCTGATCAGCGTCCCCGTCGCGTTCGCGCTCGGGTGGCTCGGCTTCGCCCAACTCCTGCTCGTGTCGGTGGTCGTCGCCGCGGCCGACATCGCCTTCAAGGCGGCCGCGGGCGCGTATCTGAAGACGCTCGTGCCGGCCGGCGACCTGCTCGTCGCGAACAGCCGGTTCGAATCGACGACATGGACCGCGACCATGGTCGGACCACCGCTCGGCGGGGCCCTGATCGGGATGTTCGGCCCGGTGGTGACCGTGGTCGCCGACGCGGTCAGCTACCTGCTCTCGGCGCTGGGCATCCGATCCGTCGGCGGCACGGAACCGAACCCGGGGCGGGCCGCCGGGGCGCCGCGGCTGCGCGCGGGCGACCTGCTCGAAGGGTGGCGCCACATCCTTCGCCACCCCGTGCTGCGCCCGCTGTTCCTCAACGCGATCGTCGTCAACGGCCTGATCATGGCCTCCGAGCCGCTGCTCGCGCTGCTCCTGCTGCGCGGGCTCGGGTTCGCGCCGTGGCAGTACGGTCTCGTCTTCGCGCTCCCCTGCATCGGCGGCCTCGTCGGCTCACGCCTCGCACCCCGGCTCGTGGCCCGGTACGGGCGGCACCGGGTGCTCCGCACCGCCGGAGCGCTGCGCGCGTGCTGGCCGCTCGGGCTGGCGTTCGTCCCGCCCGGCGTCCCCGGGATGGCGCTCGTCATCACCGTCCAGTTCGGTCTGGTGGCCTGCTGCGGCCTGTTCAACCCGGTGCTCGCCACCTACCGGCTCACCCATGTCGACCCCGACCGGCTCGCCCGCACCCAGGCCGCCTGGGCGATCAGCAGCAGCGTCACCATCGCGGTCCTGACCGCCGGGTGGGGCGTGCTGGCCGTCGTCACCGGCCCCCGCACCGCGATCGCGGCCGCCGGAGTCCTCCTCCTGGCCACCCCGCTGCTGCTGCCGCGCGAGACGTGA
- a CDS encoding PadR family transcriptional regulator: MTMEPTATADQRRSQLLRGVLDLCLLSLIAERPRYGFEFAEALAEGGLDLVSDGSIYPLLARMERAGLISSYRAPSSSGGAPRKYYRPTEAGRAELTAGRAGWQSFAGPVDRILSAGTPSTGEDTP, translated from the coding sequence ATGACAATGGAGCCGACCGCGACCGCCGACCAACGGCGCAGCCAGCTCCTGCGCGGAGTGCTCGACCTCTGCCTGCTGTCCCTGATCGCCGAACGACCCAGATACGGCTTCGAGTTCGCCGAGGCGCTCGCCGAGGGTGGGCTCGACCTCGTCAGTGACGGCAGCATCTATCCGCTGCTCGCGCGGATGGAACGGGCGGGGCTCATCTCCTCCTACCGTGCCCCGTCCTCCAGCGGCGGCGCCCCGCGCAAGTACTACCGACCGACCGAGGCCGGGCGTGCCGAGCTGACCGCGGGGCGGGCCGGCTGGCAGTCCTTCGCCGGGCCCGTCGATCGGATCCTGAGCGCCGGTACGCCATCCACGGGGGAAGACACACCATGA